A region of Rhea pennata isolate bPtePen1 chromosome 38, bPtePen1.pri, whole genome shotgun sequence DNA encodes the following proteins:
- the RBM14 gene encoding RNA-binding protein 14 isoform X2 encodes MENEADAKVAIENLNGKEVKGRRVNVELSTNVQKKGAVQTIQAGIIVDKNKRIGLEYREKFQPKIDGFDQRRAADSTFPSAAAGFASSSLYDYQQRFGGNSTNKYDSFDPQARPGSPSYFGRDRSPLRRSPSRAGYSTVTLPMTAQPAAYRAQPSASLGATYRAQPSASLGMAYRPQPTTGQAASYRAQPSASLGNAYRAQSSVSLGASNAQPTANSLTSYGAQATASYSAQPAASQLSGYGVQSSALASSYGAQAATGYSASYGAQASAAHAAAYGAQPAAGPAASYGAQSVATHVASYGAQATAGHAASYGAQPVEGHAASYGGQPGAALSASYGGQPVAAHAASYGAQAVAGHAAAYGGQPMAGHSASYGAQPAAALSASYGAQPTAGHSASYGAQPAANLPGSYGTQSAAALSATYGAQAASSLAASYSNQAAAASYKAQASAPLTAAYRAQASNSMAASYAAQQPSSASLAAAYRAQPGTAYDGPSQLGQQAASYLGISQTAAAAVAPPYERTRLSPPRSAGYDDPYKKSTALAKRYNSDRRLSDLSDYRRLADSPLAYRRSPTKSPMDYRRLPEAHSDYARYSGGYGDYMHTARMHSSYQRRL; translated from the exons ATGGAGAACGAAGCAGATGCAAAAGTTGCCATCGAAAATCTTAATGGAAAGGaagtgaaaggaagaagagtcAATGTGGAACTCTCTACTAATGTTCAGAAAAAGGGAGCAGTCCAGACTATCCAGGCAGGCATCATTGTTGACAAGAACAAGAGGATAGGTCTGGAATATAGGGAAAAATTTCAACCCAAGATAGATGGTTTTGACCAGCGGAGGGCTGCAGACTCGACCTTCCCCTCGGCCGCTGCGGGATTCGCCTCCTCCTCGCTGTACGATTACCAGCAACGCTTTGGCGGCAACAGCACAAACAAATACGATTCCTTTGACCCTCAGGCGAGGCCCGGCTCCCCCTCCTACTTCGGGAGGGACAGAAGCCCGCTTCGGCGATCCCCATCGAGAGCCGGCTACTCGACGGTGACGCTCCCCATGACGGCGCAGCCGGCCGCCTACCGAGCCCAGCCCTCCGCTTCCCTGGGCGCGACCTACCGAGCGCAGCCCTCGGCCTCCCTCGGCATGGCATACCGCCCGCAGCCGACCACGGGCCAGGCGGCCTCCTACCGCGCCCAGCCCTCCGCCTCGCTGGGAAACGCCTACCGAGCCCAGTCGTCTGTCTCCCTGGGAGCCTCTAACGCGCAGCCCACAGCCAACTCGCTCACGTCCTACGGCGCCCAGGCCACGGCCTCCTACAGCGCCCAGCCGGCAGCTTCCCAGCTGTCCGGTTATGGAGTCCAGTCCTCAGCCCTGGCCTCGTCCTATGGCGCCCAGGCTGCCACTGGCTACTCGGCCTCCTACGGAGCCCAGGCCTCGGCTGCGCACGCTGCTGCTTACGGAGCCCAGCCTGCCGCAGGCCCTGCGGCCTCTTACGGGGCCCAGTCCGTGGCCACGCACGTAGCCTCCTACGGCGCCCAGGCCACAGCTGGCCACGCGGCCTCCTACGGCGCCCAGCCCGTAGAAGGCCACGCGGCCTCCTACGGCGGCCAGCCCGGAGCTGCGCTCTCGGCATCCTACGGCGGCCAGCCCGTGGCCGCGCACGCCGCCTCCTACGGAGCCCAGGCTGTGGCGGGCCACGCGGCTGCGTACGGCGGCCAGCCCATGGCCGGCCACTCGGCCTCCTACGGAGCCCAGCCCGCGGCAGCGCTCTCGGCCTCCTATGGAGCCCAGCCCACGGCCGGACACTCGGCCTCCTACGGAGCCCAGCCCGCGGCCAACCTGCCTGGCTCATACGGCACCCAGTCTGCAGCTGCCCTCTCCGCCACCTACGGCGCCCAGGCTGCCTCCTCCCTGGCTGCCTCGTACAGCAACCAGGCCGCGGCAGCGTCCTACAAAGCGCAGGCCTCCGCTCCGCTGACTGCGGCCTACAGAGCGCAGGCCTCAAACTCGATGGCAGCGTCGTACGCAGCGCAGCAGCCCTCCTCCGCTTCCTTGGCAGCCGCCTACAGAGCTCAGCCGGGGACTGCCTACGACGGGCCGAGCCAGCTGGGGCAACAGGCAGCCTCGTATTTGGGAATATCTCagactgctgctgccgctgtcGCACCGCCGTACGAGCGCACCCGCCTCTCCCCGCCTCGGAGCGCTGGCTATGATGATCCTTACAAAAAATCTACTGCTCTGGCTAAAAG GTACAATTCTGATCGCCGTTTATCTGACCTCTCAGATTACCGTCGTTTAGCAGACTCGCCGCTCGCGTACCGTCGTTCGCCAACAAAGTCCCCGATGGATTATCGCCGTCTTCCAGAAGCACATTCCGATTACGCCCGCTACTCGGGCGGCTATGGCGATTATATGCATACGGCCCGGATGCATTCTAGTTACCAGCGCCGCCTGTAG
- the LOC134153035 gene encoding RNA-binding protein 4B-like isoform X2, whose product MVKLFIGNLPREATEQEIRSLFEQYGKVLECDIIKNYGFVHIEDKTAAEDAIRNLHHHKLHGVCINVEASKNKSKASTKLHVGNISPTCTNLELRAKFEEYGPVIECDIVKDYAFVHMERAEDAVEAIRGLDNTEFQGKIFAAGRRVPVAHEICIMRLKLCWASNTYCS is encoded by the exons ATGGTGAAGCTGTTCATCGGGAACCTGCCGCGGGAGGCGACGGAGCAGGAGATCCGCTCGCTCTTCGAGCAGTACGGCAAGGTGCTGGAGTGCGACATCATCAAGAACTACGGCTTCGTGCACATTGAGGACAAGACGGCGGCCGAGGACGCCATCCGCAACCTGCACCACCACAAGCTGCACGGCGTCTGCATCAACGTGGAGGCCAGCAAGAACAAGAGCAAGGCCTCCACCAAGCTGCACGTGGGCAACATCAGCCCCACCTGCACCAACCTGGAGCTGCGGGCCAAGTTCGAGGAGTACGGCCCCGTCATCGAGTGCGACATCGTCAAGGACTATGCCTTTGTGCACATGGAGCGGGCGGAGGACGCGGTGGAGGCCATCCGCGGCCTGGACAACACCGAGTTCCAAG gTAAGATATTTGCGGCTGGACGTCGGGTTCCTGTTGCACATGAAATCTGTATCATGCGTCTCAAACTGTGCTGGGCTTCAAATACCTATTGCAGCTAA
- the LOC134153035 gene encoding RNA-binding protein 4B-like isoform X1, with translation MVKLFIGNLPREATEQEIRSLFEQYGKVLECDIIKNYGFVHIEDKTAAEDAIRNLHHHKLHGVCINVEASKNKSKASTKLHVGNISPTCTNLELRAKFEEYGPVIECDIVKDYAFVHMERAEDAVEAIRGLDNTEFQGKRMRVQLSTSRLRTAPGMGDKSGCYRCGKEGHWSKECPVDRPGQVADFTEAYNEQYGAVRTPYPAGYGETMYYDDGYGGMVDYYKRYRVRSYATASAYDAYAEQTMAQYSQYAQYSQVQSTAMAATTAMASRIPTTLDPYDRALLPTPGAAAAVAAAATAAAAAASSTYYTRDRSPLRRTAAAATTVGEAYTYDRSQLSPVSSVARASLYDMQRFERDPYADRARYSAF, from the exons ATGGTGAAGCTGTTCATCGGGAACCTGCCGCGGGAGGCGACGGAGCAGGAGATCCGCTCGCTCTTCGAGCAGTACGGCAAGGTGCTGGAGTGCGACATCATCAAGAACTACGGCTTCGTGCACATTGAGGACAAGACGGCGGCCGAGGACGCCATCCGCAACCTGCACCACCACAAGCTGCACGGCGTCTGCATCAACGTGGAGGCCAGCAAGAACAAGAGCAAGGCCTCCACCAAGCTGCACGTGGGCAACATCAGCCCCACCTGCACCAACCTGGAGCTGCGGGCCAAGTTCGAGGAGTACGGCCCCGTCATCGAGTGCGACATCGTCAAGGACTATGCCTTTGTGCACATGGAGCGGGCGGAGGACGCGGTGGAGGCCATCCGCGGCCTGGACAACACCGAGTTCCAAG GCAAGCGGATGCGCGTGCAGTTGTCCACGAGTCGGCTCAGGACCGCGCCCGGGATGGGAGACAAGAGCGGCTGCTACCGGTGCGGGAAGGAAGGGCACTGGTCTAAAGAGTGTCCGGTAGATCGCCCGGGGCAAGTGGCTGACTTTACCGAGGCCTATAATGAGCAGTACGGAGCGGTGCGCACTCCCTACCCCGCGGGCTATGGGGAGACCATGTATTACGATGACGGGTATGGCGGAATGGTCGACTACTACAAGCGCTACCGCGTGAGGTCCTATGCGACGGCCTCTGCATACGACGCCTATGCAGAGCAGACCATGGCCCAGTACTCGCAGTACGCGCAGTACTCGCAAGTGCAGTCCACGGCCATGGCCGCCACCACAGCCATGGCCAGTCGCATCCCCACCACCCTAGACCCGTACGATAGAGCTCTGCTGCCGACCCCGGGAGCGGCAGCCGccgtggccgccgccgccaccgcggccgcggcggccgcctccTCCACCTATTACACCCGGGATAGAAGCCCCCTGCGCCGCACGGCAGCCGCGGCCACCACCGTCGGAGAGGCTTACACTTACGATCGTAGTCAGCTGTCGCCGGTCTCGTCGGTCGCTCGGGCCTCCCTCTACGACATGCAGCGGTTCGAGCGGGACCCGTACGCGGACAGGGCGCGGTACTCTGCGTTTTGA